The following proteins come from a genomic window of Deinococcus aquiradiocola:
- the xseB gene encoding exodeoxyribonuclease VII small subunit produces MARSASRSPARPVSYRDAYAALTRIATELEHSEPDLDRVLPLIEEAQAAYAVCRGRIEALQAALGEEALAPQDDPDEDTDEQD; encoded by the coding sequence ATGGCCCGTTCCGCATCCAGGTCCCCTGCCCGCCCGGTCAGCTACCGTGACGCCTACGCCGCCCTCACGCGGATCGCGACCGAGCTGGAACACAGCGAGCCGGACCTGGACCGCGTCCTGCCGCTCATCGAGGAGGCGCAGGCCGCCTACGCGGTGTGCCGGGGGCGCATCGAGGCGCTGCAGGCGGCGCTGGGCGAAGAAGCCCTCGCCCCGCAGGACGACCCGGACGAAGATACGGACGAGCAGGACTGA
- the rplU gene encoding 50S ribosomal protein L21 encodes MFAVITSGGKQYRVSEGDVLKVEKLKGEAGDKIDLTPLFVSGDKVLTGSEAAKFVVSAEVVDHGKHKKIYIRKYKSGIQYRKRTGHRQQFTAIKIVGIKG; translated from the coding sequence ATGTTCGCAGTTATTACGAGCGGTGGCAAGCAGTACCGCGTTTCCGAGGGCGACGTGCTCAAAGTCGAGAAGCTGAAGGGCGAGGCCGGCGACAAGATCGACCTGACCCCCCTGTTCGTTTCCGGCGACAAGGTCCTGACCGGCAGCGAGGCCGCCAAGTTCGTCGTGAGCGCCGAAGTGGTCGACCACGGCAAGCACAAGAAGATCTACATCCGCAAGTACAAGAGCGGCATCCAGTACCGCAAGCGGACCGGTCACCGCCAGCAGTTCACGGCGATCAAGATCGTCGGCATCAAGGGCTGA
- the rpmA gene encoding 50S ribosomal protein L27 produces the protein MAHKKGVGSSKNGRDSNPKYLGVKKFGGEKVLAGNILVRQRGTKFQAGAGVGMGRDHTLFALVEGQVVFANKGNKGRFISVQAPVAAAAD, from the coding sequence ATGGCACACAAGAAAGGCGTAGGTTCGTCCAAGAACGGACGTGACAGCAACCCCAAGTACCTGGGCGTGAAGAAGTTCGGCGGCGAGAAGGTCCTGGCCGGCAACATCCTCGTCCGTCAGCGCGGCACGAAGTTCCAGGCGGGCGCGGGCGTCGGCATGGGCCGCGACCACACCCTGTTCGCCCTCGTCGAGGGTCAGGTCGTGTTCGCCAACAAGGGCAACAAGGGCCGCTTCATCAGCGTCCAGGCGCCCGTCGCCGCTGCCGCTGACTGA
- the obgE gene encoding GTPase ObgE, with protein sequence MAFRDVLEIEVQAGHGGDGSMSFHRAKYTPKGGPDGGHGGKGGSIMLRAVEGVDSLERLLGRRKFKAENGAYGEGRLRQGSDGTDTVIDVPVGTTAFDLETGRVVADLITAGQVKVIARGGFGGRGNSTFASSTRQAPRFAELGTRGQYRRIRLELRLIADVGLVGYPNAGKSSLLKALSNANPAIAAYPFTTLSPILGVVDDLDRDRRFTLADIPGIIEGASEGKGLGLEFLRHISRTRLLVYVLDVTQNPVQELGALQAELRAYDPTLLDGVSLVALNKIDLVDADLAQLAEDELSSMGLPVMQVSAGEHLNLDALKQAIFELLPPYELWAQTHALEEESDVLREAPLTIDTRMDPPDKNRGVEEGGPVRVWIVQGGGFEDRLQRFSRHLEEASEYLGGVFKRQGLYKALKQVGAQEGDTIEIGPHRFEYFDDEDHG encoded by the coding sequence ATGGCGTTCAGAGATGTGCTGGAAATCGAGGTACAGGCGGGACACGGCGGCGACGGAAGCATGAGCTTCCACCGCGCCAAGTACACGCCCAAGGGCGGCCCGGACGGCGGGCACGGCGGCAAGGGCGGCAGCATCATGCTGCGCGCCGTGGAGGGCGTGGACAGCCTGGAGCGGCTGCTCGGACGCCGGAAGTTCAAGGCCGAGAACGGCGCGTACGGCGAGGGCCGCCTGCGCCAGGGCAGTGACGGCACCGACACCGTCATCGACGTGCCGGTCGGCACGACGGCCTTCGACCTCGAGACGGGCCGGGTCGTGGCGGACCTCATCACGGCCGGGCAGGTCAAGGTCATCGCGCGCGGCGGCTTCGGCGGGCGCGGCAACAGCACCTTCGCGAGCAGCACGCGTCAGGCCCCGCGCTTCGCGGAGCTCGGCACGCGCGGCCAGTACCGCCGCATCCGGCTGGAGTTGCGCCTGATCGCGGACGTCGGCCTGGTCGGGTACCCGAACGCGGGCAAGTCCAGCCTGCTGAAGGCGCTCTCGAACGCGAACCCTGCCATCGCCGCGTACCCGTTCACGACCCTCTCGCCCATCCTGGGCGTGGTGGACGACCTGGACCGCGACCGCCGCTTCACGCTGGCGGACATTCCCGGCATCATCGAGGGCGCCAGCGAAGGCAAGGGCCTGGGCCTGGAGTTCCTGCGGCACATCTCGCGCACGCGCCTGCTGGTGTACGTGCTGGACGTCACGCAGAACCCCGTGCAGGAACTCGGCGCCCTGCAGGCCGAACTGCGCGCCTACGACCCCACCCTGCTGGACGGGGTGTCGCTCGTGGCGCTCAACAAGATCGATCTCGTGGACGCCGACCTCGCGCAGCTCGCCGAGGACGAACTGAGCAGCATGGGTCTGCCGGTCATGCAGGTCAGCGCGGGCGAGCACCTGAACCTCGACGCGCTCAAGCAGGCGATCTTCGAACTGCTGCCCCCGTACGAACTGTGGGCGCAGACGCACGCGCTGGAAGAAGAGTCCGACGTGCTGCGCGAAGCTCCCCTCACCATCGACACCCGGATGGACCCGCCCGACAAGAATCGTGGCGTGGAGGAAGGCGGCCCGGTCCGCGTGTGGATCGTGCAGGGCGGCGGCTTCGAGGACCGCCTGCAGCGCTTCTCGCGTCACCTCGAGGAAGCGTCCGAGTACCTGGGCGGTGTCTTCAAGCGCCAGGGGCTGTACAAGGCCCTGAAGCAGGTCGGCGCGCAGGAAGGCGACACCATCGAGATCGGACCGCACCGCTTCGAGTACTTCGACGACGAGGACCACGGCTGA
- the yqeK gene encoding bis(5'-nucleosyl)-tetraphosphatase (symmetrical) YqeK, translating to MVKPRRFEHVMRVAHLARDIALANGIDPQLAYWSGVLHDVARDLPDSELLRLAPPECDIDAAHPLALHGRAGRTLLEHWGLQGRTERERTVLEAVEDHTTGPRSGNPVSACVYIADVSEPGRGVNADIRELALHDLPAALRQAIVSKVTYLQGRGIEVHPRTLRTFHDLR from the coding sequence ATGGTCAAACCCCGCCGGTTCGAACACGTGATGCGGGTCGCGCACCTCGCGCGCGACATCGCGCTCGCGAACGGCATCGACCCGCAGCTCGCGTACTGGTCGGGCGTGCTGCACGACGTGGCACGCGACCTGCCGGACAGCGAACTGCTGCGGCTCGCGCCGCCCGAGTGCGACATCGACGCCGCCCACCCGCTCGCCCTGCACGGCCGGGCCGGACGCACCCTGCTGGAACACTGGGGCCTGCAGGGACGCACGGAACGCGAACGCACCGTGCTGGAAGCCGTCGAGGACCACACGACCGGGCCGCGCAGCGGGAACCCCGTGTCGGCGTGCGTGTACATCGCGGACGTGTCGGAACCCGGGCGCGGCGTGAACGCCGACATCCGTGAACTGGCGCTGCACGACCTGCCCGCCGCGCTGCGGCAGGCGATCGTCTCCAAGGTGACGTACCTGCAGGGACGCGGCATCGAGGTGCACCCCCGCACCCTGCGTACCTTCCACGACCTGCGCTGA
- a CDS encoding LCP family protein, producing MSDPQPPQAPEPGRRNWSARRQVGRVRSGQVYYDHAEPAGAAPATPVRERTSPAWRAWQLSALTLSALSLGGYAVLNASGGEARRVMAAVPGEAPHLTLLVAGRDIVYCAPYTPCKDQDTRKVWQPPNTDSIMLIKVDGSKINVLSIPRDTNVGPYDPNRGPASQKVNSQYWSSGLQGLSSAVEEITGERVDYTAVVRTDYVERVIGALGGLDVTVPDIAAYGHPDQRGIQFDDNAANLHVHLQPGPHHLDGKQAVAYLRMRKGVGDDYGRMDHQKQALSQLVGKLKSPGRLAAALPVIVGGLSNGVDTNADAGLVQSLTPALSQVRLNFATLPTNEIPGSYNLAADREALARLWNDDAAQGTAGAKAASVVVEDASGHGLGPRFVKALRQAGYSTVKLQTVPASPEHTQVFTQTEPRAAENLADLLNVSRLQGRRFPVGDGEIGVLLGEDANTLYAALPH from the coding sequence ATGTCTGACCCTCAACCCCCACAGGCGCCCGAGCCGGGCCGCAGGAACTGGAGTGCCCGCCGGCAGGTGGGCCGCGTTCGCAGCGGCCAGGTGTACTACGACCACGCCGAACCGGCCGGGGCTGCCCCGGCCACACCCGTCCGGGAGCGCACGTCGCCCGCGTGGCGCGCGTGGCAGCTGTCCGCGCTGACGCTGTCGGCCCTGTCGCTCGGCGGGTACGCGGTGCTGAACGCGTCGGGCGGCGAGGCGCGGCGCGTGATGGCGGCCGTGCCGGGCGAAGCGCCGCACCTGACGCTGCTCGTGGCCGGGCGAGACATCGTGTACTGCGCGCCGTACACGCCCTGCAAGGATCAGGACACCCGCAAGGTGTGGCAGCCGCCCAACACCGACTCGATCATGCTGATCAAGGTGGACGGCAGCAAGATCAACGTCCTGTCCATCCCGCGCGACACCAACGTCGGCCCCTACGACCCGAACCGTGGCCCGGCGTCGCAGAAGGTCAACAGTCAGTACTGGTCCAGCGGCCTGCAGGGCCTGAGCAGCGCCGTGGAGGAAATCACGGGCGAACGCGTGGACTACACGGCCGTCGTCCGGACCGACTACGTGGAGCGCGTGATCGGCGCGCTCGGCGGGCTGGACGTGACGGTGCCCGACATCGCCGCGTACGGTCACCCGGACCAGCGCGGCATCCAGTTCGACGACAACGCCGCGAACCTGCACGTGCACCTTCAGCCCGGCCCGCACCACCTCGACGGCAAGCAGGCCGTCGCGTACCTGCGGATGCGCAAGGGCGTCGGGGACGACTACGGGCGCATGGACCACCAGAAGCAGGCGCTCAGCCAGCTGGTCGGGAAGCTGAAGTCGCCCGGCCGTCTCGCGGCGGCCCTGCCCGTGATCGTGGGCGGCCTGTCGAACGGGGTGGACACCAACGCCGACGCGGGCCTCGTGCAGAGCCTCACCCCGGCCCTGTCGCAGGTGCGCCTGAACTTCGCGACGCTGCCCACCAACGAGATTCCCGGCAGTTACAACCTCGCGGCGGACCGGGAAGCGCTCGCCAGACTGTGGAACGACGACGCCGCGCAGGGCACGGCCGGCGCGAAGGCCGCCTCGGTGGTCGTCGAGGACGCCAGCGGGCACGGCCTCGGGCCGCGCTTCGTGAAGGCGCTGCGTCAGGCGGGGTACAGTACCGTGAAGCTCCAGACGGTGCCCGCCAGTCCGGAACACACGCAGGTCTTCACGCAGACCGAGCCGCGCGCCGCCGAGAACCTCGCCGACCTGCTGAACGTCTCGCGCCTGCAGGGCCGCCGCTTCCCGGTCGGGGACGGCGAGATCGGCGTACTGCTCGGCGAGGACGCCAACACCCTCTACGCCGCGCTGCCCCACTAG
- the rsfS gene encoding ribosome silencing factor, translated as MTQTHTIDATTHSQLKAIVDAALERRADDVKVLDLSGVSSTLDFFVIATATAGLQLNAVQENVKQKAMEAGLPRPTVEGPSERWLLMAFGASIVVHLMTREAREYYDLEGLWSDAREVSFAE; from the coding sequence ATGACCCAGACGCACACCATCGACGCCACCACCCACAGCCAGCTGAAAGCCATCGTGGACGCCGCCCTGGAGCGCCGCGCCGACGACGTGAAGGTTCTCGACCTGAGCGGCGTGTCCAGCACCCTCGACTTCTTCGTGATCGCCACCGCCACCGCCGGACTGCAGCTGAACGCCGTGCAGGAAAACGTGAAGCAGAAGGCCATGGAGGCCGGACTGCCGCGCCCCACCGTGGAAGGCCCCAGCGAACGCTGGCTGCTGATGGCCTTCGGCGCGAGCATCGTCGTGCACCTCATGACCCGCGAGGCCCGCGAGTACTACGACCTCGAAGGCCTGTGGTCCGACGCGCGCGAAGTCAGCTTCGCGGAGTAA
- a CDS encoding aminopeptidase, with amino-acid sequence MDAQTPTDQTSASQHGLTFEQKLANYADLLVRVGVNLQPGGKLQLNAPIEAAPLVRLIAQKAWEAGAVDVHVAYQDQVLGRVMFDHAPDAAMEYAPAWSAEEAAHRVDDGYAFLSVAGSDPDLLAGADQGRIARRSKTSALLSKPVSERMMAFEVNWSIGAMPVPSWARKVFPTLTQDEAVARLWDAIFQVSRADTPDPVGAWRAHVDRLASVRTHLNGRRYHAVHIRNAHTDLTVGLADGHLWAGGAWPAQNGVAGVPNLPTDEVFTMPHRARVDGYVQASKPLSVRGTLIEDIRMRFEGGRAVEATASRGQDVLLALLDTDEGARHLGEIALVEYDSPVASTGLLFYNTLFDENAASHIAMGQAYAFNVENGTAEGALAAAGGNTSLIHVDWMIGTPDTDVDGVYEDGRRESVMRAGKWSYDTQD; translated from the coding sequence ATGGACGCGCAGACCCCCACCGACCAGACCTCCGCCAGCCAGCACGGCCTGACCTTCGAACAGAAGCTCGCCAACTACGCCGACCTGCTCGTCCGGGTCGGCGTGAACCTGCAGCCCGGCGGGAAACTGCAGTTGAACGCCCCCATCGAGGCGGCTCCCCTGGTGCGCCTCATCGCGCAGAAGGCCTGGGAGGCGGGGGCCGTCGACGTGCACGTCGCGTACCAGGATCAGGTGCTGGGCCGCGTGATGTTCGATCACGCGCCGGACGCCGCGATGGAGTACGCGCCCGCCTGGAGTGCAGAAGAGGCCGCGCACCGCGTGGACGACGGGTACGCGTTCCTGAGCGTGGCGGGCAGCGACCCGGACCTGCTGGCGGGCGCCGACCAGGGCCGCATCGCCCGGCGCAGCAAGACGAGCGCCCTCCTCAGCAAGCCCGTGTCGGAACGCATGATGGCCTTCGAGGTGAACTGGAGCATCGGCGCGATGCCCGTCCCCAGCTGGGCGCGCAAGGTCTTCCCGACCCTGACGCAGGACGAGGCCGTCGCGCGCCTGTGGGACGCGATCTTCCAGGTGAGCCGCGCGGACACGCCCGACCCGGTCGGCGCGTGGCGCGCGCACGTGGACCGGCTCGCCAGCGTCCGCACGCACCTGAACGGGCGCCGCTACCACGCCGTGCACATCCGCAACGCGCACACGGACCTGACGGTCGGCCTGGCGGACGGGCACCTGTGGGCGGGCGGCGCGTGGCCCGCCCAGAACGGCGTGGCAGGCGTCCCGAACCTCCCGACCGACGAGGTGTTCACCATGCCGCACCGCGCGCGGGTGGACGGGTACGTGCAGGCCAGCAAGCCGCTGAGCGTGCGCGGCACCCTCATCGAGGACATCCGCATGCGCTTCGAGGGCGGACGGGCCGTCGAGGCGACCGCCAGCCGCGGGCAGGACGTGCTGCTGGCACTGCTGGACACCGACGAGGGCGCCCGGCACCTGGGCGAGATCGCGCTGGTGGAGTACGACTCGCCCGTCGCGAGCACCGGCCTGCTGTTCTACAACACCCTCTTCGACGAGAACGCCGCGAGTCACATCGCGATGGGGCAGGCGTACGCCTTCAACGTCGAGAACGGCACGGCCGAAGGCGCGCTGGCCGCGGCGGGCGGCAACACCTCCCTGATCCACGTGGACTGGATGATCGGAACGCCCGACACGGACGTGGACGGCGTGTACGAGGACGGACGCCGCGAGAGCGTCATGCGGGCCGGCAAGTGGAGCTACGACACGCAGGACTGA
- a CDS encoding carboxypeptidase regulatory-like domain-containing protein, whose protein sequence is MSIRSSRVLLLALSASLLAACNSGTSAPEVTLSGVLSLSRAGEAVAGATVKVGDTGPQTTTDASGHYTLNIPANSGAVALTFTKAGYASTRVENVDPASMPVVDEILQASLNPDLPSTPPTVTLDLADGATVGADDLKIQVKTTTASPDLNGPTSGIASLGVDAGSSGYLNAGRARAFVASLKGDDTFTLKASDIAAYSGNLDVHVAVYDFNGNRTHVIRHVKVAATSVAKAVVAPTDLSPTAITFADTATYGALGTSPLASSALKNFVKGDAATLKGLAVQRSGTLTPQAADSGTVMWVDVAFKYDPAAPLPRSFELYRSSDAQNYTRVLTATPAKVAQDDKGNYLIRDNSAQLTPGTRYTYRVRAVSDTATQDSAVTTVTPLGRYTITLGAPAQGSTGVETAPIFRWKTGGASDKEALLLLVLDRTQAEGKSFQWQSDVSGKTSAVYDNDGRALTPYLQPFHAYDWQMAGMTYNTDQTAFSIGADFFNALGIVSNPVKGGPVNEFVTGGY, encoded by the coding sequence GTGTCCATCCGCTCATCAAGAGTCCTGCTCCTCGCGCTCAGCGCCTCGCTCCTGGCGGCCTGCAACTCCGGCACCAGTGCACCCGAAGTGACGCTCAGCGGCGTCCTCAGCCTGTCCCGCGCCGGTGAAGCCGTCGCCGGGGCGACCGTCAAGGTGGGCGACACCGGCCCGCAGACCACCACCGACGCCAGCGGTCACTACACGCTGAACATCCCCGCCAACAGTGGCGCCGTGGCCCTGACCTTCACCAAGGCCGGGTACGCGTCCACCCGCGTCGAGAACGTCGATCCGGCCAGCATGCCGGTCGTGGACGAGATCCTGCAGGCCTCGCTGAACCCCGACCTGCCGAGCACGCCGCCCACCGTCACGCTGGACCTCGCAGACGGCGCGACCGTCGGCGCGGACGACCTGAAGATCCAGGTCAAGACCACCACCGCCTCCCCCGACCTGAACGGCCCCACCAGCGGCATCGCGTCGCTCGGGGTGGACGCGGGCAGTTCCGGGTACCTGAACGCAGGGCGCGCCCGGGCCTTCGTCGCGTCGCTGAAGGGAGACGACACCTTCACGCTCAAGGCGAGCGACATCGCCGCGTACAGCGGGAACCTCGACGTGCACGTCGCCGTGTACGACTTCAACGGCAACCGCACGCACGTCATCCGGCACGTGAAGGTCGCCGCGACCAGCGTCGCGAAGGCCGTCGTGGCGCCCACCGACCTGAGCCCCACTGCCATCACCTTCGCGGACACCGCCACGTACGGCGCGCTCGGCACGTCCCCGCTGGCCTCCAGTGCCCTGAAGAACTTCGTCAAGGGCGACGCGGCGACCCTCAAGGGCCTCGCCGTGCAGCGCAGCGGCACCCTCACCCCGCAGGCGGCCGACAGCGGCACCGTGATGTGGGTGGACGTGGCCTTCAAGTACGACCCGGCCGCGCCGCTGCCACGCAGCTTCGAGCTGTACCGCTCCAGCGACGCGCAGAACTACACGCGCGTCCTGACCGCCACGCCCGCCAAGGTCGCGCAGGACGACAAGGGCAACTACCTGATCCGTGACAACTCCGCGCAGCTCACGCCCGGCACCAGGTACACGTACCGGGTGCGCGCCGTGAGCGACACGGCCACCCAGGACTCCGCCGTGACGACCGTCACCCCGCTCGGCCGCTACACCATCACGCTCGGCGCGCCCGCACAGGGCAGCACCGGCGTGGAGACGGCCCCGATCTTCCGCTGGAAGACCGGCGGCGCGAGCGACAAGGAAGCGCTGCTGCTGCTGGTGCTCGACCGCACGCAGGCCGAAGGCAAGAGCTTCCAGTGGCAGAGCGACGTGAGCGGCAAGACGTCCGCCGTGTACGACAACGACGGCCGCGCTCTCACGCCCTACCTGCAGCCGTTCCACGCCTACGACTGGCAGATGGCAGGCATGACGTACAACACCGACCAGACCGCCTTCTCCATCGGTGCCGACTTCTTCAACGCGCTCGGCATCGTCAGCAACCCCGTGAAGGGCGGTCCCGTCAACGAGTTCGTGACCGGAGGATACTGA
- a CDS encoding S8 family serine peptidase produces the protein MQPKNLASLALAVTLALASCSQGTLTASTPVAPAPGAFVVDPTHSYVAGQLVIGLQDGRGARDVAETIGAQVLAELPELQAAVLSLPAGLSVQKAVRALAGSGALRYAEPNYLMTTPERSGNTPQGGLDASASVTAQATGALNDPQLGKQWFLNNMNAPKAWATATGKGIRIGVADEDIDRNHPDLKANMAFPGFDSPNQTLITAATPYDGSGHHGTWVSGTAAAVGNNGIGGAGVAYEASIVPLTITHDPTGASNVDSARAFVWAVNGPDGIAPGAAGDTDTPAGHRGFVDILNYSFGGTAYSQLSKEAIDYVLSKGVVFVTSAGNTPTTGPASPAWTPGAISVAATTPRNTRTDFSNKGAHLSVAAPGKQVWVTAVRTDTSNASESNYEYVDGTSFSSPATAGAAALVLQASATKNADGSVKQITLTPAQVRHILEDTALKPTGAYSIETGNGIVQADKAVLRATQDAANTVEKGVNVALQFVARSDSKLGIPLVGVTLSGGKRPDQLLYAQSAAGDAIYPAGRVNFREIDAGDYQLYASGPRTVVAGGTPGILSSPLSLAPGAAKGYTLPLDVTFPTDSNEPNDTTATATPIAYGVAKDGVLKNGDQDVFAFTATAGDVAFLNTQTVTGSPDIGLQVLDATGKVLASNSAQRKNVTDAALDFKAPATGTYYVVVKDEMGGNPFNAYWLALTRLTGSESEPNGSGKINGEKFSDLDFTGANALNIGEAKDAAISPTGDVDVYTFTGKAGQNILADINAAESGKPDGVMSLYQAGNPVALSAVDDTNTQDPTVEYVLPADGVYYLTVGAYTSSTQSSAGSYRVSLAAR, from the coding sequence ATGCAGCCCAAGAATCTCGCCAGCCTCGCCCTGGCCGTCACGCTGGCCCTCGCCTCCTGCTCTCAGGGGACCCTGACCGCCTCCACCCCCGTCGCCCCCGCGCCCGGAGCGTTCGTGGTGGACCCCACGCACAGCTACGTGGCCGGGCAACTCGTGATCGGCCTGCAGGACGGCCGCGGCGCCCGCGACGTGGCCGAAACGATCGGCGCGCAGGTCCTGGCCGAACTGCCTGAACTGCAGGCGGCCGTGCTGAGCCTGCCGGCAGGCCTGAGCGTCCAGAAGGCCGTGCGTGCCCTGGCAGGCAGCGGCGCCCTGCGGTACGCCGAACCGAACTACCTGATGACCACCCCCGAACGTTCCGGCAACACGCCCCAGGGCGGCCTGGACGCCAGCGCCAGCGTGACCGCGCAGGCCACCGGGGCCCTCAACGACCCGCAGCTCGGCAAGCAGTGGTTCCTGAACAACATGAACGCCCCGAAAGCCTGGGCGACCGCGACCGGGAAAGGCATCCGGATCGGCGTGGCGGACGAGGACATCGACCGCAACCACCCGGACCTCAAGGCGAACATGGCGTTCCCCGGCTTCGACAGCCCCAACCAGACCCTCATCACGGCTGCCACCCCCTACGACGGCAGCGGACACCACGGCACCTGGGTGAGCGGCACGGCCGCCGCCGTCGGCAACAACGGCATCGGCGGCGCGGGCGTCGCGTACGAGGCGAGCATCGTACCGCTCACCATCACGCACGACCCTACAGGCGCGTCGAACGTCGATTCTGCCCGTGCTTTCGTGTGGGCCGTGAACGGCCCGGACGGCATCGCGCCCGGCGCGGCCGGCGACACCGACACGCCCGCCGGACACCGGGGCTTCGTGGACATCCTGAACTACTCCTTCGGCGGGACGGCGTACTCGCAGCTCAGCAAGGAAGCCATCGACTACGTGCTCAGCAAGGGCGTGGTGTTCGTCACCTCGGCCGGGAACACGCCCACCACCGGCCCCGCCAGTCCCGCGTGGACACCCGGCGCGATCAGCGTGGCCGCCACCACCCCCCGCAACACCCGCACGGACTTCTCGAACAAGGGCGCGCACCTGAGCGTCGCCGCGCCCGGCAAGCAGGTGTGGGTGACGGCCGTCAGGACCGACACCAGCAATGCCAGCGAGTCGAACTACGAGTACGTGGACGGCACGTCGTTCTCCAGCCCCGCCACGGCCGGCGCAGCCGCGCTGGTGCTGCAGGCCTCCGCCACCAAGAACGCCGACGGGAGTGTCAAGCAGATCACGCTGACGCCCGCCCAGGTGCGCCACATCCTGGAAGACACGGCGCTGAAACCCACCGGGGCGTACAGTATCGAGACCGGCAACGGCATCGTGCAGGCCGACAAGGCCGTGCTGCGCGCCACGCAGGACGCCGCGAACACCGTCGAGAAGGGCGTGAACGTGGCCCTGCAGTTCGTGGCACGGAGCGACAGCAAACTCGGCATTCCGCTGGTGGGCGTCACCCTGAGCGGCGGGAAGCGACCGGATCAGCTCCTGTACGCGCAGTCGGCCGCCGGGGACGCCATCTACCCGGCGGGCCGCGTGAACTTCCGCGAGATCGACGCGGGCGACTACCAGCTGTACGCGTCCGGGCCGCGCACCGTCGTGGCAGGCGGCACGCCCGGCATCCTCAGCTCGCCGCTGAGCCTCGCGCCCGGCGCCGCGAAGGGATACACCCTGCCGCTGGACGTCACCTTCCCCACCGACAGCAACGAACCGAACGACACGACCGCCACAGCCACCCCCATCGCGTACGGCGTCGCGAAGGACGGCGTGCTGAAGAACGGCGACCAGGACGTATTCGCATTCACCGCCACGGCGGGCGACGTGGCCTTCCTGAACACGCAGACGGTCACGGGCTCGCCCGACATCGGGCTGCAGGTGCTCGACGCGACCGGCAAGGTGCTCGCCAGCAACAGCGCCCAGCGCAAGAACGTCACGGACGCCGCCCTGGACTTCAAGGCGCCCGCCACCGGCACCTACTACGTGGTCGTGAAGGACGAGATGGGCGGCAACCCCTTCAACGCGTACTGGCTGGCCCTGACGCGCCTGACCGGCAGCGAGAGCGAACCGAACGGCAGCGGCAAGATCAACGGTGAGAAGTTCAGTGACCTGGACTTCACGGGCGCGAACGCCCTGAACATCGGCGAGGCGAAAGACGCCGCCATCAGCCCGACCGGTGACGTGGACGTGTACACCTTCACCGGCAAGGCCGGGCAGAACATCCTGGCAGACATCAACGCCGCCGAGAGCGGCAAGCCGGACGGCGTGATGTCGCTGTACCAGGCGGGCAACCCGGTCGCCCTCTCGGCGGTCGACGACACGAACACGCAGGATCCCACCGTGGAGTACGTGCTGCCCGCCGACGGCGTGTACTACCTGACGGTCGGCGCGTACACCAGCAGCACGCAGTCCAGTGCCGGCTCGTACCGCGTGAGTCTCGCCGCCCGCTGA